A section of the Paenibacillus aurantius genome encodes:
- a CDS encoding type II toxin-antitoxin system RelE family toxin has protein sequence MNYEVKFYKDAIKTLQKLDRVTRNRILDPINILSENPNHPELDIKKMQGVPDQFRLRIGSYRVVFSVFNDQLIVVVIRIGSRGDVYKP, from the coding sequence ATGAATTACGAAGTTAAGTTCTATAAAGATGCCATAAAAACTCTGCAAAAACTTGATAGAGTAACTAGAAATCGTATCCTAGATCCTATCAATATCCTATCAGAAAACCCTAACCACCCTGAGCTTGACATTAAAAAGATGCAAGGAGTACCTGATCAATTCCGTCTTCGAATTGGCAGCTATCGTGTTGTTTTTTCTGTTTTTAACGACCAGTTGATTGTAGTTGTAATTAGAATCGGCTCTCGCGGAGATGTCTACAAACCTTAA